ACGGCGGTGCGATCGACGCGGTCGAGGCCAGCGCGCCCGAACGCGACTTCAAGCAGGTCGACACCTGCGCCGGCGAGTTCGCGGCCTCGACGCCGTACTACTACTCCGCACGCGCCCGCGGCGACCGCTTGGGCCGCGACGAGGTGCAGGTCGACACCGACGTCGAGAGCGTCGTGATCGTCGGCGGCGGGCCCATCCGCATCGGTCAGGGCGTCGAGTTCGACTACTGTACGGTCCACGCGGTGCAGGCGCTCCGCCAGAACGGCATCGAGGCCCACGTCGTCAACAACAACCCCGAGACCGTTTCGACGGACTACGACACGAGCGACGGGCTGTTCTTCGAACCCATCACCGCCGAGGAGGTCGCGGACGTGATCGAGGCGACCGGCGCCGACGGCGCGATGATCCAGTTCGGCGGGCAGACCTCCGTCGACATCGGCGAACCCTTGCAGGATGAGATCGAGCGTCGTGGACTCGACTGCGAGATCATGGGTACGGCCGTCGACGCGATGGACCTCGCGGAGGACCGCGACCGGTTCAACGGCCTCATGGACGAGCTGGGGATCGCCCAGCCGAAGGGTGGTACCGCGACCAGCGAGGCTGAAGCGCTGGATCTCGCCCACGAGATCGACTATCCCGTTCTCGTCCGTCCCTCCTACGTGCTGGGCGGGCGGGCGATGGAGGTCGTTCACTCCGACGAGGAGCTGAAGGAGTACATCGAGGAGGCGGTGCGGGTCGCCCCCGACAAGCCGATCCTCGTCGACAAGTTCCTCGAGGGCGGCGTCGAACTCGACGTCGACGCCGTTTCCGACGGCGAGCGCGTGCTGATCGGCGGGATCATGGAACACGTCGAGAGCGCCGGCGTCCACTCGGGCGACTCGGCGTGTATGATCCCGCCCCGGTGGCTCGAGGCCGACGCGATGGGTCGGATCCGCGAGGTGACCGAACAGATCGCCCGCGCGCTCGATACCGTGGGACTGCTCAACGTCCAACTCGCGGTCTACGAGGGCGAGGTCTACGTGCTGGAGGCGAACCCGCGCTCCTCGCGTACCGTGCCGTTCGTCTCGAAGGCGACCGGCGTCCCGATCGCGAAGCTCGCCGCGCGCGTGATGGCCGGCGCGACCCTCGATGAGCTCGACGCCACCGAAGGGATCCCCGAACAGACCAGCGTCAAGGAGGTCGTCCTCCCCTTCGATCGCCTGCCGGGCAGCGACCCGCGGCTGGGCCCCGAGATGAAGTCGACGGGCGAGGTCATGGGTACGGCCGACTCCTTCGGCAAGGCCTACTGGAAGGCCCAGCAGGCCGCCGGTGCCGTCCTCCCGCGCGGTGGGACCGCCGTGATCGACCTCGACGTAGACGGGTTCGAGGAGTTCTACGAGGTCAAGGAGTTCGACGACGTCCCACAGGCGATCCGCGAGGGCAAGGTCGATCTCGTGATCACGCGCGACCGCGAGTCGCTCCAGACCGCCGTCGAGGAGGACGTCACCTACTACTCGACGAGCCCGAGCGTCCAGGCGGCCCTCGAAGCGCTTCGCTCGCGCGACGAACCGCTGGACGTGCGGGCGGTCTCGGATCGCCCAGTGACGGACGCCGAGTGGGGCCGGTAGCCGCCGGGTAAACCTTCAACCGGCTCGCGACCCTCCGTCGAGTCATGACGATCGAAACCGTGCTGGTCGCGGGCGCGAGCGGGGAGACGGGTCGCGAGATACTGACCCTCCTTCGGAACACTGACCTCCACGTGCGCGCGATGACGCGCGATCCCGAGACGGTCGGGCAACTGGAGCGACTGGGGGCCGACGAGGTGATCGTCGGAAACCTCCTACACCTCGCCGACGCCGACCGTGCCGTTGCGGACGTCGACGCCGTGCTCTGTGCCGTGGGGACGAGACCGGGATTCGGTGCACTCACCGGCGCGTTCGTCGACGGAGAGGGCGTGATCAACCTCGCCGACGCCGCGAGCGAGGCGGGCGTCGAGCGCTTCGTCTTCGAGTCGTCTCTGGGAGTCGGCGACGCGAAGGCGGGACTGCCGACCTTCGCTCGCCTCCTCATCGCCCCGATCCTGCGCGCGAAAGACGAGGCCGAGACCCACCTCCGCGAGTCGGGGCTGACGTACACGATCCTCCGGCCCGGCGGGCTGACCAACGACGCTCCCTCCGGCGAGGTCGTGGTCGGGGAAGGCGGGGATTCGATCTCCGGTCGGATCTCCCGGGCCGACGTCGCCCGTCTCATGGTCGCCGCGCCCTTCACCCCCGACGCGGAGAACCGGACCTTCGAGATCGCGAGCAGGGAGGGGCTGCGCGGCGTGCCGAAGAACGTCACTCGGCTGACGTGGGTCGAGCCGAGCGCACTATAGAGTGCTATAGAGAGTCAGGAGCCGTCTATAGTCCTATTAGGAAAGTTGATACGCTCTCCTGAGTTACGGTCGCCAATGGCAACCGGTCAGGGCGTCGAGCCGATGTGGGTGTCGGAGCGCGCTTTCGAACCGTCTGACCCGCCGAACGTACCGTCGCTGATCGCCCATCGTGGCTTCGCCGGCGAGCATCCCGAGAACACCGCCGCCGCGATCCGGGCGGCCGCCCGCGTGGCGGACTGGATCGAGATCGACTGTCGGCCGACCGCCGACGGAGCGATCGCCGTCTATCACGACCATCGCCTCGACCGCTGTACGCCGCTGACGGGGCCCGTCAGCACGATCCGGAGCGAGAAACTCTTCTCAACGCCGGCTCGCGGCGGTGGCACTGTCCTCTCGCTTCCCGACGCGCTCTCGTTGATCCCCGCCGAGGTCGGGGTCGTGCTCGATCTCAAAGGTCGTTTCGGGACGGCCCCCACGGGCGGATCCGAGCGCTGGGAGTGGATCGATCGGGTCGTCTCGCTCGTCGAGCGCGCACCGAACCCGGTGCTTGCCGCCTCGTTCTGGGAGGACGCACTGGCGGCGGTCGACGGCCGACTGCCGACCGCCTACCTGTTCGAGCACGACGTCGAGACCGCGCTGGCGGTCGCACAGCGCCATGGCTGTCGCGCGATCCACCCGCCCGCGGACCTGATCGAGGGGACGCCGTTTGCCCGCGGCTCGACCGAGTTGCTCGATCCGACGAGCGAGTGCGGGCTCGCGGTCAACGTCTGGACGGTCACGAACCGCCACGAGGCGGCGGCACTCGCGGCGGCCGGCGTCGACGGGCTCATCTCGGACTACGCGGACGTACTGTCGCCGCGAAAAACACTGTCGCCCTAGTCGGCCGTCACGGTCGGCCCGTTCGCCAGTTCGAGGACGTCGTCGAAGAAGTCGAGCGAGTCGTGCGGGCCCGGGTTCGCCTCGGGGTGGTACTGGCGGGTGATCACGCCCAACTCGTCGCTGTCGAGGCCTTCAGGGGTATCGTCGTTGACGTTCACTTGGGTTACGTCGAGGTCACCGGGCTCCGAAACCGTATAACCGTGGTTCTGTGTCGTCATCACGACCTTCCCGGTGCGCAGATCCCTGACTGGTTGGTTGACGCCGCGATGTCCGAAGACCATCTTCTCTGTCTCGCCGCCGAGCGCCCGGGCGACGATCTGCTGGCCCAGACAGATCCCCGCGATCGGGAGGTCGCCGGCAAAGGTCTCGACTAACTCCCGGGCCGCGGTGAAGTTCGCGGGATCGCCCGGTCCGTTCGAGATGAAGAGCACGTCAGGGTCGAGTTCGCGGATCTCCGCGGGCGTCGTGTCGTAGGGGAGGACGTGGACGTCGGCCCCACGGTCGGTCAGCGAGGAGGTGATCGAGCCCTTCGCGCCGCAGTCGATCAGCGCGACGTCGTATTCGCCCCCGCCCTCGACGGTGTAGCTCTCGGCAACGCTGACCTGCGCGCCGATGTCGGTGTGCTCGCTCATGCCCTTGCACGCCTCGAGTTCGGCGAGGGCGTCCTCCGGGGTCGCCTCGGGCCCGGCGGCGATCCCACAGCGCATCGCGCCCTCGTCGCGGATCTCGGTGACGAGGTCGCGCGTGTCGAGATGGTCGATAGCGGGGATCCCTTCGCGTTCGAGCCACTCGGCGAGGTCATCGGTCAGTTCGAGCGCGACGACCGCGGTAGGGTGGATCCGCTCCGATTCGAATCGCTCGTCCCGAACGCCGTAGTTCCCGATGAGCGGGTACGAAAAGGTCAACACCTGTTCTTCGTAGGAGGGGTCCGTCAGACTCTCCTCGTAGCCCGTATAGGCGGTCGTAAAGACCAGTTCCCCTCGGGCCGTCCCGGGCGCACGTCCGCGCGCTTCCAGAACACGGCCCCCTTCGAGTGCCAGGTAGGCGTCCGACATTACGAGAAGCGTATGAACAGACCGAGTATAAACCTTGCTTTCGAAGCGAAGTTACGAATTTCGTAACGATAAAGCCCGGCGACGAACAACCATCGGGTCTCAATGGACGAGCTGGATCGGGAGATCCTCGACGTGCTCCGCCACGACGCGCGAATTCCCTATACGGAGATCGCGGATCGCGTCGGGACCAGCGAGGGCACGGTCCGAAACAGGGTCGACCGGATGCTCGAAACCGGCGTCATCGAGCGCTTTACGGTCGCCACCCGCACCGGCAACATCAAGGCGATGATCGAACTCGGCGTCGACGTGGCGGTCGATACCACCGCCGTCGCCGGGCGACTCGCCGAGTGGGACGCCGTCGACTTCGTCTGGCAGGTCAGCGGCGAGGCCGACGTCGTCCTCATCGTCGATGCCGCCGATACCACGGGCGTCAACGACCTCATCACCCGTGCCCGGGACATGGACGAGATCGTCAGCACCACGACGCGGCTGATCCTCGACGAGCAGCGTTAGCTCTCCGGCGGCGTGCCGACCCCCGGTGTCACCTCGGTGAGCTGGCCCTTTCGCTCGTGGATCCACCGGTAGCCCCGCCGGAGGACGCGCGCGAAGGGCCCACCCGCGACCTCGGGCTCGACCCGACCCTCACGAATGGCCTCGACGATCGACTCGGGTGTAGGTTCGGCGTCGACGTTCGTGTACGCGCGCCCGACCTCGAAGGGGTAATGGGCGTCGCTGCCGCCGACGAGCGGGATGTCCCGCTCCGCGGCGATCTCGCGGACCAGCGGCCACGTCCGGGGGTGTTTGCCGTTGCATTCGATGGCGTCGAAGGCCACGTCGGTCTCGCGGATCGTGCTGTTGCGAAACGGGTGGGCGATGATCGCCGCGCAGTCCCGGTCGTGGGCCAGCTCGACGGCTTCGGCGGGCGTGAGCGCTCCCCGTTCGGTTCGCGTCGGCGGGTCCGGCCCGAGCACGACGACGTGGCCCTTCGTCGTCGAGATCTCGATACCGGGAACCGAGAGGAACTCCTCGTGGGGGTTTCCGAGGGGACGGTAGTAGTCGTGGTTCGTCAGCGCGACCCCGTCGAGTCCGCGGCGCCTTGCGAGCGTGGTGAGTGCGGCGTGACCGTAGGGATCGAACCGCTCGGCGAGCCGATCGTGGCCGTGGAAGAAGCGCGTGTGCGCGTGGAGATCGAGCGAGAGCACATCTCCCTTTGAGTGTCGCCAAGGCTTTGCGCTTGCGTCTCGACGATCAGGTATGGCCGGTGACGAGGGCGACTGTGTCGTGGTCGTAAACCCCGAAAGCGGGGGGCTCAATGGCGACATATCGACGGTACGTGAACTGGCTACCGAATACGGGTTCGACCTCGCGGTCTCCGAGGAGGCGGGCGAGCCCGTTTCGCTGACCCGCGAGGCCATCGAGGCGGGTGCGACCCGGATTGGGGCCTGTGGCGGCGACGGAACCGTAAACGAGGTCGCCTGCGGGATCGACGAGGCCGAGGCCTTCGATTCGACGACCCTCGGCGTGATCCCCGCGGGAACGGGCAACAACTTCGCGAGCAACATGGGCGTCCAGAGCATCGAACACGGGTTCGAACTGCTTTCGGAAGGGGTAACCCGTCGAATCGATCTGGGTATCGCCGGGGACGAGCTGTTCGTCAACTCCTGTGTCTGCGGGCTGACCGCCGACGCCAGCGGAGCGACCTCCTCGGAGCTGAAGGGACGGTTCGGCGAACTCGCGTACGTCTTCAAGACGATCGACCGGATGCGCGAGTTCGAGTCGATCCCGCTGCACGTTCACGCCGAGGACGAGGAGGTGATCTGGGATGGCGACGCGATGTTCGTCCTGATCGGCAACGCACGGCGATTTCCGGTCGAAGGCCGCCAACAGGCAAACGTCGAGGACGGCCGCTTCGAGGTGACGATCATCGAGGACGTCCCGACGGGGCAACTGGTACGGGAGACGGCGAAACGTCGGTTGCTCGGCGGGGAGGCGAGCAGCATCCACCGGATCACGACTCCCTCGTTGCGCGTCGACGTTCGGCGCGACGAACCGGTTTCGTTCAGTTTCGACGGCGAGATCTCCCAGTTCACGGAGCTCCCGTGTCGGGTTCGTCCGGGGACGCTTTCGGTTCGCGTCGGCGACGAGTACGACCCGATTCCGCCCGAACCGAAGGGTGTTTGACCCCGCTCGCTGATATCTGACTATGAGCGTTCAGGACACCGCGGGCGAAGACTCCCACGAGAACGCCCGCCAGGACGTCGTCGCGGTCGACGCCGACGACGCCAAACAGGGCGTCGTCAACCGACTCGAAGCCCACACGGGTGACGGTATCCGGCACCGGGCGTTTACCGCCCTGCTGTTCGATCACGACGACAACATCCTGCTGGCCCAGCGAAGCCCCGACAAACGCCTCTGGGACACCCACTGGGACGGCACCGTTGCCTCCCATCCCGTCGAGGGTCAGAGCCAGAAAGAAGCCACTCGAAACCGCCTCGACGACGAACTCGGCGTCCAGCCCTCCCAGTACACCGACCTGCGAGTCGCCGACAAGTTCGAGTACAAACGCTACTACCCCAACGAGGGCGTCGAACACGAGGTCTGTTCCGTGCTCAAATGCACCCTCGACGATACTACCCTCGACCCCGACGAGGCCGAGGTCGCGGGCCTGATGTGGGTGCCCTACGAGCGCCTCTACGAGAACCCCAAGTGGTACCGCCAACTGCGGCTCTGCCCCTGGTTCGAGATCGCGATGCGCCGCGATTTCGAGTAGCGACTGAGGGGACTTTTTGTCTCCGGCGTGAGAAGGGGCCGTATGGCACCCGACAGCCGCGTTTATCGCCTCGTGGACGGCATCTCGAACGTCTATCTCGTCGACGACGGCGAGCTTACCCTGCTCGACGCCGGGACGCCGGGCGACGCGAAGGCGATCCGCGAAGGGATCCGCGCGCTCGGCCACGCCGTCGCCGATGTCGACCGCGTTTTACTCACTCACTACGACTACGACCACGTCGGTGCGCTCGCCTCGCTGGGACTGAACGCCCCGATCCACGCCGGCGAACCCGACGCGACCTACGTGACGGGGGCGGCGAAACCGCCGCTGTTCGACAAGAAGGGACTCTCCCAGCGCGTTCTCGGCCGGAACCTCGATTTCCCCGACCTCACCTCCGTTCCCGTCA
The DNA window shown above is from Halalkalicoccus subterraneus and carries:
- a CDS encoding PHP-associated domain-containing protein, which encodes MLSLDLHAHTRFFHGHDRLAERFDPYGHAALTTLARRRGLDGVALTNHDYYRPLGNPHEEFLSVPGIEISTTKGHVVVLGPDPPTRTERGALTPAEAVELAHDRDCAAIIAHPFRNSTIRETDVAFDAIECNGKHPRTWPLVREIAAERDIPLVGGSDAHYPFEVGRAYTNVDAEPTPESIVEAIREGRVEPEVAGGPFARVLRRGYRWIHERKGQLTEVTPGVGTPPES
- the carA gene encoding glutamine-hydrolyzing carbamoyl-phosphate synthase small subunit; the protein is MSDAYLALEGGRVLEARGRAPGTARGELVFTTAYTGYEESLTDPSYEEQVLTFSYPLIGNYGVRDERFESERIHPTAVVALELTDDLAEWLEREGIPAIDHLDTRDLVTEIRDEGAMRCGIAAGPEATPEDALAELEACKGMSEHTDIGAQVSVAESYTVEGGGEYDVALIDCGAKGSITSSLTDRGADVHVLPYDTTPAEIRELDPDVLFISNGPGDPANFTAARELVETFAGDLPIAGICLGQQIVARALGGETEKMVFGHRGVNQPVRDLRTGKVVMTTQNHGYTVSEPGDLDVTQVNVNDDTPEGLDSDELGVITRQYHPEANPGPHDSLDFFDDVLELANGPTVTAD
- a CDS encoding glycerophosphodiester phosphodiesterase, with translation MATGQGVEPMWVSERAFEPSDPPNVPSLIAHRGFAGEHPENTAAAIRAAARVADWIEIDCRPTADGAIAVYHDHRLDRCTPLTGPVSTIRSEKLFSTPARGGGTVLSLPDALSLIPAEVGVVLDLKGRFGTAPTGGSERWEWIDRVVSLVERAPNPVLAASFWEDALAAVDGRLPTAYLFEHDVETALAVAQRHGCRAIHPPADLIEGTPFARGSTELLDPTSECGLAVNVWTVTNRHEAAALAAAGVDGLISDYADVLSPRKTLSP
- a CDS encoding SDR family oxidoreductase, which produces MTIETVLVAGASGETGREILTLLRNTDLHVRAMTRDPETVGQLERLGADEVIVGNLLHLADADRAVADVDAVLCAVGTRPGFGALTGAFVDGEGVINLADAASEAGVERFVFESSLGVGDAKAGLPTFARLLIAPILRAKDEAETHLRESGLTYTILRPGGLTNDAPSGEVVVGEGGDSISGRISRADVARLMVAAPFTPDAENRTFEIASREGLRGVPKNVTRLTWVEPSAL
- a CDS encoding MBL fold metallo-hydrolase, with the translated sequence MAPDSRVYRLVDGISNVYLVDDGELTLLDAGTPGDAKAIREGIRALGHAVADVDRVLLTHYDYDHVGALASLGLNAPIHAGEPDATYVTGAAKPPLFDKKGLSQRVLGRNLDFPDLTSVPVTDGEVIGGFRAYHTPGHTAGHMVYLHEGLDVAFLGDCVRESEHTLEPMPGFLCADSKRNHESIKEFFERAPTFEYGAPGHGEPITAGASAVLRRVAAGL
- a CDS encoding diacylglycerol/lipid kinase family protein, whose product is MAGDEGDCVVVVNPESGGLNGDISTVRELATEYGFDLAVSEEAGEPVSLTREAIEAGATRIGACGGDGTVNEVACGIDEAEAFDSTTLGVIPAGTGNNFASNMGVQSIEHGFELLSEGVTRRIDLGIAGDELFVNSCVCGLTADASGATSSELKGRFGELAYVFKTIDRMREFESIPLHVHAEDEEVIWDGDAMFVLIGNARRFPVEGRQQANVEDGRFEVTIIEDVPTGQLVRETAKRRLLGGEASSIHRITTPSLRVDVRRDEPVSFSFDGEISQFTELPCRVRPGTLSVRVGDEYDPIPPEPKGV
- a CDS encoding NUDIX hydrolase; protein product: MSVQDTAGEDSHENARQDVVAVDADDAKQGVVNRLEAHTGDGIRHRAFTALLFDHDDNILLAQRSPDKRLWDTHWDGTVASHPVEGQSQKEATRNRLDDELGVQPSQYTDLRVADKFEYKRYYPNEGVEHEVCSVLKCTLDDTTLDPDEAEVAGLMWVPYERLYENPKWYRQLRLCPWFEIAMRRDFE
- a CDS encoding Lrp/AsnC family transcriptional regulator, whose protein sequence is MDELDREILDVLRHDARIPYTEIADRVGTSEGTVRNRVDRMLETGVIERFTVATRTGNIKAMIELGVDVAVDTTAVAGRLAEWDAVDFVWQVSGEADVVLIVDAADTTGVNDLITRARDMDEIVSTTTRLILDEQR
- the carB gene encoding carbamoyl-phosphate synthase large subunit, coding for MTDEDTVDGEQRTILLIGSGPIQIGQAAEFDYSGAQACRALQEEGVRVVLVNSNPATIMTDPEMADKVYIEPITTEPIAEIIRKERPDGVIAGLGGQTGLNVTAELAEEGVLEEYDVEIMGTPLDTIYATEDRDQFRDRMEELDQPMPRSRTIESVGAVEDAVEAVGGLPVIMRTTYTLGGSGSGVVEEMNELKESVRKGLRLSRNGEVLITESISGWVELEYEVMRDADDSCIIICNMENLDPMGIHTGESTVVTPSQVIPDDGHQEMRSAALEVIRDLGIQGGCNIQFAWRDDGTPGGEYRVVEVNPRVSRSSALASKATGYPIARVTAKVALGKRLHEIENEITGETTAAFEPAIDYVVTKVPRWPKDKFSEVDFELGTAMKSTGEAMSIGRTFEESLLKALRSTEYVPDVDWDALSDDELETDYLETPTPDRPYGMFEAFSRGYSVEEVHELTGIYEWYVERYETVAEAAAAAQNGEFGEAAGVGFTNAQVAAGIDASEASTIPQADGGAIDAVEASAPERDFKQVDTCAGEFAASTPYYYSARARGDRLGRDEVQVDTDVESVVIVGGGPIRIGQGVEFDYCTVHAVQALRQNGIEAHVVNNNPETVSTDYDTSDGLFFEPITAEEVADVIEATGADGAMIQFGGQTSVDIGEPLQDEIERRGLDCEIMGTAVDAMDLAEDRDRFNGLMDELGIAQPKGGTATSEAEALDLAHEIDYPVLVRPSYVLGGRAMEVVHSDEELKEYIEEAVRVAPDKPILVDKFLEGGVELDVDAVSDGERVLIGGIMEHVESAGVHSGDSACMIPPRWLEADAMGRIREVTEQIARALDTVGLLNVQLAVYEGEVYVLEANPRSSRTVPFVSKATGVPIAKLAARVMAGATLDELDATEGIPEQTSVKEVVLPFDRLPGSDPRLGPEMKSTGEVMGTADSFGKAYWKAQQAAGAVLPRGGTAVIDLDVDGFEEFYEVKEFDDVPQAIREGKVDLVITRDRESLQTAVEEDVTYYSTSPSVQAALEALRSRDEPLDVRAVSDRPVTDAEWGR